The sequence AATTTTTCCATGGCGGACGAGAGCCTGCAAAAACCTGCCGACGCCTATGCCCTGATTCATCCGCCCCTGCCTTTTGGGCTGTTCAACATTAAACTGATGAAATGCGGCGGCATTGCCCCGGGCCTTGAAATTGCCGCGATCGCCCGGCACTGCGGCATCGGACTGATGTGGGGGTGTATGGACGAAAGTATTGCAAGCATTGCCGCAGCCCTGCATGCCGCCTTTGCAAGCCCTGCCACCCGGTACCTGGATCTTGACGGCAGTCTGGATCTTGCCAAAGACATGGTGGATCAGGGATTTATTATTGAAAACGGACTGATGCGCCTGACAGATCGGCCGGGATTAGGGGTTCGCATCCTTTAGAAATTAAATAAAAAGAGCAGATACTATGAATCAAACCCAGACAGAAAAAAATACCCAGACGTATATGGGAACCGCCGTGGTCCTGACCCAGGGACGGTTCCATCTTAACCATGCAAAGACCGCCCACGGCCTTGTACGGGGAACGGAACGGTTCAAAATTTTAGGCGTCATTGATGAGGTCAGTGCCGGAAAGGATGCAGGCGTCGTGCTGGACGGCGTTCAAAGGGACATTCCCATTTTTCCCAGTGTCCAGGCATTCACCGGCGCCACCGGCACAACCCCGGATTATGCCGTCATCGGGGTGGCCCTGTGCGGCGGACGGTTGGATGAGGCGTGGCAGACCCTTGTGCTGGATGTAATGTCCCAGGGGATTTCCATTGTCAACGGACTGCACATGCCGTTGTCGGATATTCCCGCGTTTAAGGCGGCCGCTGAAAAATATAATGTTGAAATTATTGATTTCAGACGCAGCAAACCCTTTGACCAGCTTAACTACTGGACCGGAAAAATTTTTGATATTACCACCCCCAGGATCGCCGTACTGGGTACGGACTGTGCATTGGGTAAACGCACCACCAGCCGGATGCTCATGCAGATGTGCCGGTCAAACGGTATTAAGACGGAATTTATTTTCACCGGGCAGACCGGCTGGCTCCAGGGCTCCCCTTACGGATTTATTCTGGATGCCACGCCCAATGATTTTGTAAGCGGGGAGCTTGAAGCAGCCATTATTGAATGTGAAGAAAAATCCAACCCGGATCTCATGATTCTGGAGGGCCAGTCTGCCCTCCGCAACCCATTAGGCCCTTGCGGCGCGGAGTTGATTGTATCCGCCGATGCAAAGGGGGTGATTCTCCAGCATACGCCTTTCAGGAAATTTTTTGACACGGCAGAGGCCTTTGGCTGTTGCCTGCCCACTGCCGAAGATGAGATCAAGCTGATTGAAATGTACGGAGCAAAAGTGATTGCCGTAACACTGAACGGCGAAGGCGGCACCCGGGAAGAGCTTGTCCGGTATGCACAGCAACTTAAGACTACCACGAAACTGCCGGTAATCGATCCTCTGAACGATGACCTGTCAACGCTTTTGCCGGTCATCAGGGCTTTCATCAACAATTAAGTTGGATAGCGCATGAATATCTTGACACGCAATTACCTGTTCAATTAGGATACCTCAAACGCTGTTTGAATTCAGCACTAAGTAAGCTTTGCCAGACATATAAACTTTAAGCCACGAAGGCATATAGACATCCTTTTTTAAAAGGCGTCGGACCTTTGCGGCTTTTTTATTTCAAGGAGCTAAAATGAAGATAAAATTTGTATTGTTATGTGTCGGTCTGTTTCTAATCCTGGCTGTTTTTCCGGCAAATTCAAGAACCATTTTGGACAGCACGGGTAAAACAGTGGCGGTACCGGAACAAATCAGCCGCATTATCTGTTCGGGTCCGGGGGCCTTGCGCCTGATCACCTATTTCAATGCCCAGGATCTGGTGGTGGCTGTGGATGATATGGAGACGGCCAGAAAACAGTTTGATGCAAGACCCTATGCCATTGCTAATCCCCAGTACAAAAAACTACCGGTGTTCGGGGAATTCCGGGGAAACGACGACCCTGAAAAAATTTTGGGCCTTGCCGCACAGCCCCAGGTTATTTTTAAGACATATGCCGGCATGGGCTATGATCCGGTTGAATTATCACAGAAAACAGGTATCCCGGTGGTGGTGCTGGGATATGGCAATCTTGCCGTCCAAAGGGACATTATTTACAACAGTCTGCGGATCATCGGCCAGGTGCTGAACCGGGAAGAACGGGCCGAGGCATTGATCGGCTTTTTTGACAAGCAGATCGCTGAACTCAACCGGCGCAGCGCATCCGTTGAAAATAAAAAAACGTGTTTTATTGGCGGCATAGCACATAAAGGCCCCCATGGATTCCCATCCACAGAGCCCAATTATCCACCCTTTGAGTTTGTGAATGCCGCCAATATCGCAAACGCGTCTGACGTCAAGGTGAAAAACTTGTCCCACTCAAGCTTTTCCAAAGAAAAATTGCTGGAAGCAAATCCTGAAGTTTTGTTTCTGGACCTTTCCACCCTGCAGATGGGGGACGGTCATAGCGGACTTGATGAACTGAAAACAGATCCCGTATTCCAGGCGCTGGATGCCGTGGCAGATGGCCGGGTTTACGGGGTGCTGCCCTATAACTGGTACAGCCAAAATTTTGGTTCCATCCTGGCCGATGCCTGGTATGTGGGAA comes from uncultured Desulfobacter sp. and encodes:
- a CDS encoding iron ABC transporter substrate-binding protein, with translation MKIKFVLLCVGLFLILAVFPANSRTILDSTGKTVAVPEQISRIICSGPGALRLITYFNAQDLVVAVDDMETARKQFDARPYAIANPQYKKLPVFGEFRGNDDPEKILGLAAQPQVIFKTYAGMGYDPVELSQKTGIPVVVLGYGNLAVQRDIIYNSLRIIGQVLNREERAEALIGFFDKQIAELNRRSASVENKKTCFIGGIAHKGPHGFPSTEPNYPPFEFVNAANIANASDVKVKNLSHSSFSKEKLLEANPEVLFLDLSTLQMGDGHSGLDELKTDPVFQALDAVADGRVYGVLPYNWYSQNFGSILADAWYVGKVLYPEQFEDVDPVKKADEIYEFLLSAKVYAAMDALFRNKAFKPVDLGAK
- a CDS encoding DUF1611 domain-containing protein yields the protein MNQTQTEKNTQTYMGTAVVLTQGRFHLNHAKTAHGLVRGTERFKILGVIDEVSAGKDAGVVLDGVQRDIPIFPSVQAFTGATGTTPDYAVIGVALCGGRLDEAWQTLVLDVMSQGISIVNGLHMPLSDIPAFKAAAEKYNVEIIDFRRSKPFDQLNYWTGKIFDITTPRIAVLGTDCALGKRTTSRMLMQMCRSNGIKTEFIFTGQTGWLQGSPYGFILDATPNDFVSGELEAAIIECEEKSNPDLMILEGQSALRNPLGPCGAELIVSADAKGVILQHTPFRKFFDTAEAFGCCLPTAEDEIKLIEMYGAKVIAVTLNGEGGTREELVRYAQQLKTTTKLPVIDPLNDDLSTLLPVIRAFINN